One Oenanthe melanoleuca isolate GR-GAL-2019-014 chromosome 3, OMel1.0, whole genome shotgun sequence DNA segment encodes these proteins:
- the PRSS35 gene encoding inactive serine protease 35 — translation MEHMLLLFIFFIPILGLSNGTETEQDFTWHLKKIPQIVKERTFSLDSPKFEAKTNLELNSVCGIECQRKLPVPSLSDLKSLLSYETVFENGTRTLTEVSVLGAVPGPAANTTTRGPARRKRQIYGTDSRFSIYDKRFMTNFPFNTAVKISTGCSGILVSPRHVLTAAHCLHDGKDYVKGSKRLRVGLMKTKSRGNGRKRKGAKRSRRETPAAKEDPKAATGLGRQSKGGERKHRRSGRKQGTSDGMPSFQWTRVKSTHIPKGWFKGVSGDIALDYDYAVLELKRPHKRKYMELGISPTIKMMPGSMIHFSGFDNDRSGQLVYRFCSISDESNDLFYQYCDAEPGSTGSGIYLRLKEPNKKKWKRKIIAVYSGHQWVDINGEQQDYNVAVRITPLKYAQICFWIHGNDENCTQG, via the coding sequence atggagcaCATGCTACTGCTATTCATATTTTTCATACCTATATTGGGTCTCAGTAATGGAACAGAAACTGAACAAGATTTTACTTGGCACTTAAAGAAGATTCCCCAGATTGTGAAAGAAAGAACTTTCTCCCTTGACAGCCCTAAATTTGAAGCAAAAACCAACTTAGAGCTGAACAGTGTGTGTGGAATTGAATGTCAAAGAAAACTACCAGTGCCAAGCTTGTCTGACTTGAAGAGCCTCTTGTCCTACGAGACTGTTTTTGAGAACGGCACACGGACCCTGACTGAAGTGAGTGTCCTCGGAGCAgtgcctggcccagctgcaAACACAACCACACGAGGGCCTGcgaggaggaagaggcagatATACGGAACAGACAGCAGGTTCAGCATCTATGACAAGAGGTTTATGACCAACTTTCCGTTCAACACAGCCGTGAAGATCTCCACGGGCTGCAGCGGCATTCTCGTTTCCCCCAGGCACGTGCTGACAGCAGCCCACTGTCTGCACGATGGCAAGGATTATGTCAAGGGCAGCAAAAGACTGAGGGTGGGGCTGATGAAGACGAAATCCAGAGGCAACGGCAGGAAACGCAAAGGTGCTaaaaggagcaggagagaaACTCCTGCGGCCAAAGAGGATCCCAAAGCTGCCACAGGATTAGGGCGACAATCCAAAGGGGGTGAGAGAAAGCACAGGAGATCTGGGAGGAAGCAAGGGACCTCAGATGGCATGCCCTCCTTCCAGTGGACCCGGGTGAAGAGCACACACATCCCAAAAGGCTGGTTTAAGGGTGTCTCTGGGGACATTGCCCTGGATTATGATTATGCTGTTCTTGAGCTCAAGCGTCCCCACAAAAGGAAATACATGGAGCTGGGAATCAGCCCAACCATCAAAATGATGCCTGGGAGCATGATCCACTTCTCAGGTTTTGACAATGATCGGTCTGGGCAGCTAGTCTATAGATTTTGTAGCATTTCTGATGAGTCCAATGATCTGTTTTATCAGTACTGTGATGCTGAGCCTGGCTCCACGGGGTCTGGCATCTATCTCCGCCTGAAGGAGCCAAACAAAAAGAAGTGGAAACGCAAGATCATCGCTGTTTACTCAGGCCATCAGTGGGTGGACATCAACGGCGAGCAGCAGGATTACAATGTAGCAGTACGAATTACTCCTCTCAAATATGCCCAGATTTGCTTCTGGATACATGGGAATGATGAGAATTGCACACAGGGCTGA